In Schaalia sp. JY-X169, the following are encoded in one genomic region:
- a CDS encoding TIGR00730 family Rossman fold protein translates to MRGPVIMRGRELPSDMADQKLLQSRTEDPWRVMRMQAEFVEGFSALRSITNAVSVFGSARTPQDSPYYQMAEEIGRLIAENGFATITGGGPGVMEAANKGAYQADGVSVGLGIELPFEQGMNQWVNLGINFKYFFVRKVMFVRYARGFIVLPGGFGTLDELFEAVTLVQTGKIDWFPIALVGRDYWAPLVGWLNDTLAEQGMINVGDTDYFKVVDTAEEATAHIWDSIDGMHNGADKS, encoded by the coding sequence ATGCGTGGTCCCGTAATCATGCGCGGCAGGGAGTTGCCCAGCGACATGGCTGACCAGAAGCTTCTGCAGTCACGAACGGAAGACCCGTGGCGAGTCATGCGAATGCAGGCGGAGTTTGTCGAAGGTTTCTCTGCCTTGCGGAGCATCACGAATGCGGTCTCTGTGTTCGGCTCCGCGCGAACACCGCAGGATTCGCCCTACTACCAAATGGCGGAAGAAATTGGACGCCTTATTGCTGAGAACGGCTTCGCAACCATAACGGGTGGCGGTCCCGGCGTAATGGAGGCGGCAAACAAAGGTGCGTACCAGGCAGATGGTGTTTCCGTTGGGCTGGGCATTGAACTGCCATTTGAACAGGGAATGAACCAGTGGGTCAACCTTGGAATCAACTTCAAGTACTTCTTCGTGCGCAAGGTGATGTTTGTTCGCTACGCGAGGGGGTTCATCGTTCTTCCCGGTGGATTCGGAACGCTGGATGAGCTGTTCGAGGCCGTCACCTTGGTCCAAACCGGAAAGATTGACTGGTTCCCAATCGCCCTCGTCGGACGGGACTACTGGGCACCTTTGGTGGGCTGGCTGAACGATACGTTAGCAGAGCAAGGAATGATCAACGTGGGGGACACAGACTACTTCAAGGTTGTGGACACGGCGGAAGAGGCGACTGCGCACATTTGGGACAGCATCGACGGCATGCACAACGGCGCAGATAAATCCTAA
- a CDS encoding DUF3117 domain-containing protein — protein MAAMKPRTGDGPLEATKEGRGIIMRIPSEGGGRLVIELTPDEAAELAQALQDAV, from the coding sequence ATGGCAGCGATGAAGCCAAGAACCGGTGACGGACCACTAGAAGCCACCAAGGAGGGGCGCGGAATCATCATGCGCATCCCGAGCGAAGGTGGTGGGCGTCTGGTTATTGAGCTGACCCCGGACGAAGCCGCGGAGCTGGCGCAAGCATTGCAGGACGCAGTCTAG
- a CDS encoding O-methyltransferase — MSVAKNDIWVYCEDYVTEPAVIAAAREVAIELGADPVSAATGAFLHSVAAMRNAKAVVEIGTGAGVSGLWTLSGMNPKGVLTTIDPEVEFQQSAAMAFRAAQVPSSRTRFINGRALDVLQRLADSSYDMVTIDALPEETGQYVSHALRLLRPGGALVIPNALWFGNVANPARRDPHTVALREVTKTLLESEDFLTCLIPTGDGALLAVRPAPAI; from the coding sequence ATGTCTGTTGCGAAGAATGACATCTGGGTCTACTGCGAAGACTACGTGACTGAGCCGGCTGTTATTGCTGCCGCCAGAGAGGTTGCTATCGAACTGGGAGCTGACCCTGTATCGGCAGCAACAGGCGCGTTCCTCCACTCGGTCGCGGCGATGCGCAATGCCAAGGCAGTGGTCGAGATCGGCACTGGTGCGGGAGTATCCGGACTGTGGACCCTGTCTGGGATGAACCCCAAGGGGGTCCTCACAACCATTGACCCCGAAGTTGAGTTCCAGCAATCTGCTGCCATGGCGTTCCGGGCCGCCCAGGTCCCTTCGTCTCGGACTCGCTTCATTAACGGGCGTGCTCTGGACGTGTTGCAGCGCTTGGCCGACTCCTCCTACGACATGGTCACAATTGATGCACTCCCCGAAGAGACCGGCCAGTACGTGAGTCATGCACTTCGCCTGCTCCGCCCCGGTGGAGCGCTGGTGATACCCAACGCTCTGTGGTTCGGTAATGTCGCAAACCCAGCGCGCAGGGACCCGCACACGGTTGCGCTACGTGAGGTGACGAAGACCCTCCTTGAGTCGGAAGACTTCCTGACGTGCCTGATTCCAACCGGCGATGGTGCCCTCTTGGCTGTCCGGCCCGCCCCAGCAATTTAG